A genomic window from Vitis riparia cultivar Riparia Gloire de Montpellier isolate 1030 chromosome 16, EGFV_Vit.rip_1.0, whole genome shotgun sequence includes:
- the LOC117934109 gene encoding uncharacterized protein LOC117934109 isoform X1 yields the protein MLVERGGEMYAEAGLLYPYFQCFSQELQQLEEFCFSQKTNASMSHLAQMSTIMEYDLGAEGDLFKAPEPIIEEPVMGLDPMTAAMSMIPCGEDVISPQGLKVSDIESIQSEQLLSEVFYECKKDLLAKTVIESPLSEVLDIKIPVARMGETQAAEEKALYEGLFQKSVSSGCLSSMEWVNGTAMRPNFLDFPGMDFGAAYGMRRAFSDGDIKTLGNGHMSLIRTPLDHPVVVSNYTPTEDRQKKLSRYRNKRTKRNFGRKIKYACRKALADSQPRIRGRFAKTEELDMTKRQ from the exons ATGCTTGTAGAGAGAGGGGGAGAAATGTATGCTGAAGCTGGGCTTTTGTATCCTTATTTTCAGTGCTTTTCTCAGGAGCTCCAGCAGCTTGAGGAGTTTTGTTTTTCACAGAAAACTAATGCTTCAATG AGCCACCTGGCTCAGATGTCCACCATAATGGAATATGACCTGGGAGCAGAAGGAGATCTGTTCAAAGCTCCGGAACCCATCATTGAAGAACCAGTCATGGGCCTTGATCCCATGACTGCAGCCATGTCGATGATACCTTGTGGGGAAGATGTCATCTCCCCACAAGGGCTCAAGGTCTCGGATATCGAATCAATTCAAAGTGAGCAGCTTTTGAGTGAGGTTTTCTATGAATGCAAGAAGGATCTCTTGGCTAAAACTGTAATAGAATCACCACTCTCTGAGGTCCTGGATATCAAGATTCCGGTTGCAAGGATGGGAGAGACTCAAGCTGCAGAGGAGAAAGCACTTTATGAAGGATTGTTCCAGAAAAGTGTCAGCTCGGGGTGTTTAAGCTCGATGGAGTGGGTCAATGGGACTGCCATGAGGCCGAACTTTCTGGACTTCCCTGGAATGGACTTTGGAGCTGCTTATGGGATGCGGAGGGCATTCAGTGACGGAGACATAAAG ACACTCGGTAATGGCCATATGAGCCTCATTCGAACTCCTCTCGACCATCCAGTTGTTGTCAGCAACTACACCCCCACTGAAGATCGCCAGAAAAAGCTTTCCAGATACAGGAACAAGAGGACCAAGAGGAACTTCGGCCGAAAAATCAAG TATGCTTGCAGGAAGGCGCTGGCTGACAGCCAACCAAGGATCCGCGGAAGGTTTGCGAAGACTGAAGAACTGGACATGACCAAGAGACAATGA
- the LOC117934109 gene encoding zinc finger protein CONSTANS-LIKE 1 isoform X2: protein MSHLAQMSTIMEYDLGAEGDLFKAPEPIIEEPVMGLDPMTAAMSMIPCGEDVISPQGLKVSDIESIQSEQLLSEVFYECKKDLLAKTVIESPLSEVLDIKIPVARMGETQAAEEKALYEGLFQKSVSSGCLSSMEWVNGTAMRPNFLDFPGMDFGAAYGMRRAFSDGDIKTLGNGHMSLIRTPLDHPVVVSNYTPTEDRQKKLSRYRNKRTKRNFGRKIKYACRKALADSQPRIRGRFAKTEELDMTKRQ, encoded by the exons ATG AGCCACCTGGCTCAGATGTCCACCATAATGGAATATGACCTGGGAGCAGAAGGAGATCTGTTCAAAGCTCCGGAACCCATCATTGAAGAACCAGTCATGGGCCTTGATCCCATGACTGCAGCCATGTCGATGATACCTTGTGGGGAAGATGTCATCTCCCCACAAGGGCTCAAGGTCTCGGATATCGAATCAATTCAAAGTGAGCAGCTTTTGAGTGAGGTTTTCTATGAATGCAAGAAGGATCTCTTGGCTAAAACTGTAATAGAATCACCACTCTCTGAGGTCCTGGATATCAAGATTCCGGTTGCAAGGATGGGAGAGACTCAAGCTGCAGAGGAGAAAGCACTTTATGAAGGATTGTTCCAGAAAAGTGTCAGCTCGGGGTGTTTAAGCTCGATGGAGTGGGTCAATGGGACTGCCATGAGGCCGAACTTTCTGGACTTCCCTGGAATGGACTTTGGAGCTGCTTATGGGATGCGGAGGGCATTCAGTGACGGAGACATAAAG ACACTCGGTAATGGCCATATGAGCCTCATTCGAACTCCTCTCGACCATCCAGTTGTTGTCAGCAACTACACCCCCACTGAAGATCGCCAGAAAAAGCTTTCCAGATACAGGAACAAGAGGACCAAGAGGAACTTCGGCCGAAAAATCAAG TATGCTTGCAGGAAGGCGCTGGCTGACAGCCAACCAAGGATCCGCGGAAGGTTTGCGAAGACTGAAGAACTGGACATGACCAAGAGACAATGA
- the LOC117934109 gene encoding uncharacterized protein LOC117934109 isoform X3, whose translation MLVERGGEMYAEAGLLYPYFQCFSQELQQLEEFCFSQKTNASMSHLAQMSTIMEYDLGAEGDLFKAPEPIIEEPVMGLDPMTAAMSMIPCGEDVISPQGLKVSDIESIQSEQLLSEVFYECKKDLLAKTVIESPLSEVLDIKIPVARMGETQAAEEKALYEGLFQKSVSSGCLSSMEWVNGTAMRPNFLDFPGMDFGAAYGMRRAFSDGDIKDGAESLILSFYDRHSVMAI comes from the exons ATGCTTGTAGAGAGAGGGGGAGAAATGTATGCTGAAGCTGGGCTTTTGTATCCTTATTTTCAGTGCTTTTCTCAGGAGCTCCAGCAGCTTGAGGAGTTTTGTTTTTCACAGAAAACTAATGCTTCAATG AGCCACCTGGCTCAGATGTCCACCATAATGGAATATGACCTGGGAGCAGAAGGAGATCTGTTCAAAGCTCCGGAACCCATCATTGAAGAACCAGTCATGGGCCTTGATCCCATGACTGCAGCCATGTCGATGATACCTTGTGGGGAAGATGTCATCTCCCCACAAGGGCTCAAGGTCTCGGATATCGAATCAATTCAAAGTGAGCAGCTTTTGAGTGAGGTTTTCTATGAATGCAAGAAGGATCTCTTGGCTAAAACTGTAATAGAATCACCACTCTCTGAGGTCCTGGATATCAAGATTCCGGTTGCAAGGATGGGAGAGACTCAAGCTGCAGAGGAGAAAGCACTTTATGAAGGATTGTTCCAGAAAAGTGTCAGCTCGGGGTGTTTAAGCTCGATGGAGTGGGTCAATGGGACTGCCATGAGGCCGAACTTTCTGGACTTCCCTGGAATGGACTTTGGAGCTGCTTATGGGATGCGGAGGGCATTCAGTGACGGAGACATAAAG GATGGGGCTGAGTCATTGATTCTGAGTTTTTATGACAGACACTCGGTAATGGCCATATGA